The genomic region TGTGTTTTATAAATCATGTATTAAACTCTCCATAGATTTACgtgaaatctgaaaaaaaactAAAGGTAATAGAACATAAGCGCGACgtgaaaaacacattttgttataCATAATCGAAACAAATAAATCTGTTATACATAATCGAAACAAATAATTATAGATTTTCTATACTTTAACAGTAAAGCTATTTTGATTTTAGTAACTGCAATCGACATAAGCACAACACTTATCTTACAATTTTACATAATTTTACGTGATTGTAGTATACGAGCATGTCTGACGTTATCATGAGTCTCTGGAGATTGACCCGTTTGATACAAACAACTGGCGCGTTATACTCGGAGAGCACGTGCAGTATCGAGAGGAAGGCACGGAGCAGAAGCATACCTTGGACAAGATAGTCACACACCCTAAGTACTCGCGTGAGTGGCTACTCCTATATTAAACACATAAATTACTAGTATTTGATATAAATGAGTGGCATACGCATTACCGTGTGTCACGGACATGCATATGTaccttttaaaacatgtttaaaccgATCATTTTAACTGAGCGCTTGCATATTCCATACAGATGTTAACCATGCCAATTTATCATACGCGTGCACACATCAACTAAATTGTATCTCACAATTGCACCTGCAGTTCAACTGTATCAGACTCGTAGAAAGAGGTGTCTCACATGTAATGTTTATCAATTCCAATTCATGAAATGCTTGACTGTGTCAACTACACTATGTTATGCAAGTTTACTTGTCCACTCCAATACACTACACGAATTTCAGTTTTCCACACCAATGACTCACACGATTTCAATGTCAATTTATCATACAAATTTAAGTGTCCAGGCCAATTTATCACAGTTGCCATTGACAAATGTGCTACACAGGAAACGACCATTGAAAGCGTGTGGTAAATTCTTTATGACATTTACAGATGCGTGTTTTGATATACACAAATGTCTTACATTCTCTTCATTGTCGACTCCTATGTATCGAACGGTCTCTAGTATTCAGGTCAGTGTATGACACGCTACAAAATGTCCGCACTCCTGTCAGTGTCTATATCAATTTATCACAACACGCTTGTCAGTGTCCACACTTAGTCTCAAACGCTTGTCAGTGTCCACACCTATATCTCAAACGCTTGTCAATGTCCACACATATGTCTCAAACGCTTGTCAGTGTCCACACCTATGTCTCAAACATTTGTCAGTGTCCACACCTATGTCTCAAACGCTTGTCAGTGTCCACACCTATGCCTCAAACGCTTGTCAGTTTCCACACCTATGTCTCAAACTCTTTTCAGTATCCACACCTACTCTCAAACGCTTGTCAGTGTCCACAACCATGTCGCAAACGCTTGTCAGTGTCCACACCTATGTTTCAAACGCTTGTCAGTGTCCACACCTATGTCTCAAACGCTTGTCAGTTTCCACACCTATGTCTCAAACTCTTTTCAGTATCCACACCTATTTCTCAAACGCTTGTCAATGTCCACACATATGTCTCAAACGCTTGTCAGTGTCCACACCTATGTCTCGAACGTTTGTCAGTGTCCACACCTATGTCTCAAACGCTTGTTAGTGTCTACACCTATGTCTCAAACGCGTGTCAGTTTCCCCACCTATGTCTCAAACTCTTTTCAGTATCCACACCTACTCTAAAACGCTTGTCAGTGTCCACAACCATGTCGCAAACGCTTGTCAGTGTCCACACCTATGTCTCAAACGCTTGTCAGTGTCCACACCTATTCTCAAACGCTTGCCAGCGACCGCGCCTATTCTCAAACGCTTGTCAGTGTCCACACCTATGTCTCAAACGGTTGTCAGTGTCCACACCTACGTCTCGAACGCTTATCAGTGTCCACACCTTTATCTCAAACGCTTTTCAATGTCCACACCTATGTCTCGACCGCTTGTCAGTGCCCACACCTATGTCTCAAACGCTTGTTAGTTTCCACACCTATGTCTCAAACTCTTGTAAGTATCCACACCTATTTTCAAACGCGTGTCAGTGTCCACAACTATGTCTCGAACGCTTGTCAGTGTCCACACCTATATCTCAAACGCTGGTCAGTGTCCACACCTATGTCTCAAACGCTTGTTAGTGTCAGTACCTATGTCTCAAACGCTTGTAAGTATCCACACCTATTCTCAAGCGCTTGTCAGTGTCCAAACCTATGTCTTAACCGCTTGTCAGTATCCACACCTATGTCTCAAACGCGTGTCAGTGTCCACACATATGTCTCAAAAGCTTGTCAGTGCCTACAAATACGTCTCAAGCGTCAGTGTCAACTGCATCAGTGTCTACAATGTATCACATGGTTATCAATTCCAACGACAATTTGAATAACACCCTTATCAAGTGACTGTTTCAATtgcattatttttatctttaacacAGGGCGTTTCGTAAGCTCTAAATCGAAAAACACGTCATGCATAAAACTTTATGCACTGCGCGCAATGCATCATACAGTATCGATATACTAGAATAACGTTGCGTGTCTGAACATTCAACAAATGAATTAAAAACTATTCAGTGTCATCTTTAACATATCATACTCCTCCAATTTATCTGACGTGTGCACTTGACACCTAAAATGTATCAGACGCTAACATGTGTCAACAAAATATGTAAGACGTGTTCGCGTGTCAATTAAAATGATTAAGCCGTTCGCAcctattaaagcgggtatatacgattttttatgtgtgtttaattgtaatatattgataatatatatattacaataacacaaaataggcaagaaaaattatacatttaagccgaatttaataaaatgcagcaaaaacaaattagcgccccgagccgatagtgacgtacatatttgcctacaataaccgaagcattcttCTTTGTATTATAatccgttaaactacgagggtgttccagaagttcgtggattttcgctataacttattttttttgctggtaaaagtcaatgaaatttacaaatcatacaaaccaattatcacggactttaagctaaaaatgcatgaattccatagagcgcgtttgaaacgcgttgccataaagacctcagtaacgacatgcggcgcgaatttaaatttggtttaaatgtcgttgataaacagaattaacggcaaatttcacgttacagcgcctaagtcctccttacagcccggatttggcccctatggacttccgcgtcttcccggaagttaaatcacagttgcgcggtattcgctttgcaagtaaacaggaacttacagttgcagcaaagcgaatcgtgtcgtcttttgacgctgactggtatagagacacttttgacaagtggatttcccgacacataaagtgcattcgcgttggagtagattatgtttgaaaagatttgacagttgttaacttcataacgtcattgacgttgaacagaaacgttacacgtgcgtcggtgtgcgcattgtgcacatgtttaaatctctgatatatatttattgttttatgtattcccatgatatttggagagtagatttggaaaggacgaaatcttcttaacatgctatttgtttgtccatttatgttaccaaatgaaagttatagcgaaaatccatgaacttctggaacacccctcgtaagtttagatgcacatcgtacatgtatggtatacatgatggcgaattcggctgtacagccgttttcaatttcagaattaaatatcttgcttatttcgcatttttcgacacatgttcttcttaacttttattttaatttatattgaaatataaatatgtataataagttttttacactgtttatataaattcataagtatttgacaaaatcgtatatacccgctttaactcatttatgcaAGAAGCTTCAACTCATTTATtttaaacgcttcaaagtgtcaTCCCCAATGTATCAgttgtttgaacatttttatttcagTGTCGTCGGACGATGCAGTGTTCTATGATATCGCCCTACCTACGTTGAGAAGGCCTGCTTACCTGTCCGAGTACGTGAACACCATTTGTATGGACCCCAATTACACTGCGCCCGATCACAGCCACTGCGTCACTGCGGGATGGGGAGACTTAGTGCACGGTAGACTCGAATttctaatataaagaagtgacatTCCAGccgctggagcagtattgcattcttattatattcaattttttggtcctttatttaaggcaactgaccaattgccaaaacagtacgaaacagcgcaatacgaaacaacatacacacatagaagaataaagctggggtcaccgacttggaacggtcaatgcaaagcataggGGGTGTAAACCGATTTTATAGCCCTCAACCTCAttcttggcccagcaatatttatgatacatataagtgtaaataaaaaagatcttaaacaaggtttctaacaataataaaaaaaacaataccgccaccagcctctgaaggctgaaaatataacaacattgaagatgtgtacggggatacacgtTACTGattccacgcagcacacatcaaaatAACCAACTCACtatcatagaaaaaataaaacacatttaaggtatagagatatgtttttattttccCAAAGAAAGAATAATAATATATTCCTGTTCAGTAATGAATTCCAGTTGCAAACAAAAGATAAGTAAACTGTGTCGCTTTGTTTGACAATAATATTATTACGATTCAGCAAAGTTTTTGGTAGCCATTAGAAAGGCAAGAGCATCGGAATACTGACGTAAATctcatataacaattttaacttgCAATGTTTATACCAATGTTACAACGGGAGAGGCGGCGTTGTTTTCCAGGTGCGAATGAGGGCGTGGAATTACCGCACCATGCGAGTCTTCAGATCGTGCCCAATTCCGTCTGCGCCGAACGCTACGATGTTTCTCCGGAAGACCTCGACGTTTCTCCGGAAGACCACGATGTTTCTCAGGAAGATCACGATGTTTCTCCGGAAGATCACGATGTTTCTCCGGAAGACCACGATGTTTCTCCGGAAGACTACGATGTTTCTCCAGAAGACACACCCCTCATTTACGCCGCTGGTGAAGGCAGGGATTCCTGTCAGGTGGGATTCAATATTGTGAATGTTCATTAGCAAATAGCTTAGTATCAAAAAGTCGTACATATTCTTGTTTTCCGTGTCTGAAATGAATTCTTATGATATTGCTCATCTAAGGTGACATCATTCgatctttttttcaaattttccatgtttttgttttatgaccAACACGTCAACATGAACAAATggcaacatttatatttaatcaacTTTACTTAGTTTTGTTATATACGTTTCTTTTCGTTAATTATAGTGTGCTTGATAATAGATATGCGCACTTTGTCATTTtagttaataattttatttactcGTCCAAGAAATACGCTGGCTTACAAGAAATAACAATTTCCTAaacttgtttgataatatttgttATGAACTAACAATTCGTGTTAGATTATATCAAATTAGATGTGTTAGCACATACATCTATTAAGTTAATTACTACGTGAAATGATGTACTTTATGTCATTAAAGGGCATTTCACTTGTTTTCTAGGTCGACTCGGGCGGTCCGCTAGCGTGCTTCCATGACGGCCACTGGATCAAGGTGGGCGTGGTCAATTCAGGCAAAGGTTGCGCCGGCAACCCACTGTACCCCTCGTTCTACACGCGTGTAAATTACTTCTACGACTGGATAGAGAATGTCATTGATTCCAACTGAACATCCAAAACTCAATGACTCGGTGCAATCACGATGCAATGTAAATTTTTCAGGAGTTATTGCACAATTACTATTCTATCTAGAACAAACCGTTCGAAATGTTGGGcagttaaaacaatatataacactCAATTATATTTATTCTTTGGCGTATATCTTTTCGATTTGACACATCAGTATAATATTGAATGTAAACGTTTTATCTTTTGTGTATTGTCATATACAAGTAACTTAACTAAAGGCTATAGTTATGTTATGTTTTCCCAAGAGTGGTTCACTAAACCGGGATTTCGTAGCCCTCTTTTACTCTGATCATCTAAGTCATCATTGGCGTAAATAAGAAATAACGCAACATTTTCAATCTCCTTACAATTGAAATGTTGATGATTAAAGGTTACCAAGATTTAGTTTACATCCATTGCGGTGATATACAGTGCTCACGAGATACGAAACTGTTTGTCTGATTACAAGCTATTCCCGATTTGTAACAAATATTATTAGGCCTGGTATAAGAAAAAAGTGCCTAAAGTCACGTATGTCATCGACTCATATTTCTGTTTTAAGTTATAGTTCGTGGGGTTGAACTTTTAAAAATTTCATTTAGTTcacatattattattaaagctTGAATAATTTTTAACATGAAATGTTTGTACActtaattttattatgaaaaatgaaatgtttgGTACAAATGTTTCAAAACTTGAAGCTTAAGATGATCCCGTGAAAATAGTCTTAAGAAATGCTGACCTGGACCGACAAGCAAGATTGCAGcatttaaatagtcaaaagaacGGAAACATGTTTTGATATCGTATaggttaattttaaaatatcaaaaaatcGTTTGCAACTCAAAACTAACAATACACAATATCCTggtaatataaaacaataaagcttatttaatttttttttataaataaaagttgtttataacaaattataagAATATGAGTTGAATGTTAGCATAATT from Dreissena polymorpha isolate Duluth1 chromosome 5, UMN_Dpol_1.0, whole genome shotgun sequence harbors:
- the LOC127831430 gene encoding tryptase-2-like → MGSIHTYSQTLVSVHNHVANALSSDDAVFYDIALPTLRRPAYLSEYVNTICMDPNYTAPDHSHCVTAGWGDLVHGANEGVELPHHASLQIVPNSVCAERYDVSPEDLDVSPEDHDVSQEDHDVSPEDHDVSPEDHDVSPEDYDVSPEDTPLIYAAGEGRDSCQVDSGGPLACFHDGHWIKVGVVNSGKGCAGNPLYPSFYTRVNYFYDWIENVIDSN